From one Sus scrofa isolate TJ Tabasco breed Duroc chromosome 9, Sscrofa11.1, whole genome shotgun sequence genomic stretch:
- the LOC100519165 gene encoding olfactory receptor 958-like, whose product MLCFSRTAWCIHMQNYTSVTEFILLGIPNTGGLEIMLFVLFLAFYLFTLLGNVLIFLTILVSSNLHTPMYFFLGNLSVFDIFFPSVSSPKMMLYLAGQSRTISYQGCASQLFFYHVLGGTECFLYTVMAYDRFVAVCHPLRYAVIMNRKVCIGLTLGTWLGGCLHGGILTFLVFTLPYCGPNEVDNFFCDIPVVLPLACADSSLAQMVSFTNVDVVTLTCFFFILTSYGRIVLCILKISSSEGRCRAFSTCSAHLTSIVLFYGPVMLIYLWPASSPWLDSVIQVLNNIVTPSLNPLIYTLRNKDVKLALRKVLTQVVPISGYKVQGQFLSESL is encoded by the coding sequence ATGCTTTGCTTTTCCAGGACTGCCTGGTGCATACACATGCAGAACTACACTTCCGTGACCGAGTTCATCCTGCTGGGGATTCCTAACACCGGAGGGCTGGAGATCATGCTCTTTGTcctctttttggccttttatctCTTCACCTTGCTGGGAAATGTACTCATCTTCCTCACCATCCTGGTTTCCTCcaacctccacacccccatgtatttcttcctgggaAACCTGTCAGTGTTTGACATCTTTTTCCCTTCCGTGAGTTCCCCCAAGATGATGCTCTACCTAGCGGGACAAAGTCGGACCATTTCTTACCAGGGCTGCGCCTCCCAGCTCTTCTTTTATCATGTCCTGGGTGGTACGGAGTGTTTCCTCTACACCGTGATGGCTTATGACCGCTTTGTGGCTGTTTGTCACCCTTTGCGGTACGCGGTTATCATGAACCGCAAGGTGTGTATCGGCTTGACCTTGGGCACTTGGCTGGGCGGCTGCCTCCACGGCGGTATCCTCACATTTCTTGTCTTCACGTTACCCTATTGTGGCCCCAATGAGGTGGACAATTTCTTCTGTGATATCCCAGTGGTGCTGCCCCTGGCCTGTGCAGACAGCTCTCTGGCTCAGATGGTGAGTTTCACAAATGTGGATGTTGTGACTCTGACATGCTTTTTCTTTATCCTCACTTCCTATGGCCGCATCGTCCTTTGCATACTGAAGATCAGTTCCTCTGAAGGCAGGTGCCGAGCCTTTTCAACCTGCAGTGCCCACCTGACTTCAATCGTCTTGTTCTATGGGCCTGTGATGCTTATTTACCTCTGGCCTGCTTCCAGCCCCTGGCTAGATTCTGTTATTCAAGTGTTAAATAATATTGTCACTCCTTCCCTTAATCCTTTGATTTACACCTTGAGAAACAAGGATGTAAAATTGGCTCTGAGGAAAGTATTAACTCAAGTGGTCCCCATTTCTGGATATAAGGTCCAGGGGCAATTCCTCTCTGAAAGTCTTTAG